In the genome of Paenibacillus pabuli, the window GCTGAAAAAATGGCCCTCTCCCCCTCCACGCCCTTTGTCATCGGTGCAAGTGACGGGGTTTTGTCCAATTTGGGCGTGAACGCCATTGAGCCTGGCGTTGTTGCAGCAACGATCGGCACCAGCGGTGCTATTCGTACTGTCGTTGATCGTCCCGTGACTGATCCGAAGGGTAGAACATTCTGTTATGCCCTAACTGAGGATCTTTGGGTCATTGGCGGGCCTGTGAATAACGGTGGCATGCTTTTCCGCTGGGTACGGGACGAATTTGCCGCTTCGGAAGTGGAAACAGCCAAACGGCTCGGCATCAATTCCTATGATGTACTCACCAAAATTGCGGAACGCGTCAGCCCCGGTTCGGAAGGACTTCTATTCCATCCATACCTTTCTGGGGAACGCGCGCCTTTATGGAATCCGGATGCCCGAGGTTCCTTCTTTGGCTTGACCCTTCATCACCAGAAAGAGCATATGATCCGTTCCGTTTTGGAGGGGGTTATTTTCAACCTATATACGGTACTGCTGGCCATGGAAGAACAGATCGGACAACCCACCTCCATTCAGGCAACGGGTGGCTTCGCTCGTTCCCCACTCTGGCGTCAGATGATGTCCGATATATTCAACCAGGAAGTCATTGTGCCCGAGAGCTTCGAAAGTTCCTGTCTGGGGGCCGTCGTGCTCGGTCTTTATGCTACAGGGCGAGTTGAATCGCTTCATGCTGTTTCATCTATGGTAGGTACAACGCACAAACATACCCCAATCAAAGAACATGCGTCGATCTATCAGGAGCTGCTGCCTATCTTTATTCGCATTTCGCGAAAGTTGGAAGAAGAATATGCA includes:
- the gntK gene encoding gluconokinase; its protein translation is MNNYMIGIDIGTTSTKSVLFTKQGEVISTSTQEYPLYTPAPDIAEQDPEQIVQAALRSVRGVMDQSGVAAEQIMFVSCSSAMHSVIAMGQDGTPLTRCITWADNRSAAWASQLQENGLGHRIYLRTGTPIHPMSPLTKLMWLRHDEPELFQRTAKFISIKEYLFFRLFGQYVVDHSIASCTGLLNLEQLDWDAEALEVAGITPEHLSKLVPTTHIIEGMDRTLAEKMALSPSTPFVIGASDGVLSNLGVNAIEPGVVAATIGTSGAIRTVVDRPVTDPKGRTFCYALTEDLWVIGGPVNNGGMLFRWVRDEFAASEVETAKRLGINSYDVLTKIAERVSPGSEGLLFHPYLSGERAPLWNPDARGSFFGLTLHHQKEHMIRSVLEGVIFNLYTVLLAMEEQIGQPTSIQATGGFARSPLWRQMMSDIFNQEVIVPESFESSCLGAVVLGLYATGRVESLHAVSSMVGTTHKHTPIKEHASIYQELLPIFIRISRKLEEEYADIAEFQRKFSAHTE